In Candidatus Hydrogenedentota bacterium, a genomic segment contains:
- a CDS encoding CehA/McbA family metallohydrolase, with protein sequence MRRIALVLAFLAGSSCFALDEVLKGATDMTGELSRAGKHLFDGAVQGELDAVNRELRESQDAYNQANDEAGKTAAMERRNRMATHLQELLEACPGKLPIGFGETYTVLPATTPPAFPGDAGVMLFRVDAGDGPQRCARVDFDFSKVSHPHLQVKVKPGCVTWVLLNFTHVPLLKTQAELEFAVEDSEKKTLLPLTITSQAPGTLRISVLSEATGKPVPAMVRIVRKSDQHFVEPPNAVDFGPLFDSQGMATARRNSNLPGKLAGSCWCVPGPFDATVSPGEYEVVVHLGIEHLPVFDTVAIASCETVERTYRLRRWENMTKRGWYSGDDHVHCQILSDSDARRLMTWIKAEDVHVANVVKMGDIYRTWFEQRGFGPKYRVQDGTYVLSPGQECPRTHDELGHTLHMNIKDMIRDTGQYYLYDTVFDEVQRQGGLSGYAHVNSGIFYVHRDMTLNIPKGKVDFVELLQFAALGTDIYYDFLNLGYKVTASAGSDVPWGGTVGEVRAYAYLGKKKFTVDRWFDAVGKGRTFVTNGVMLELTVDKALPGDEMEIDGERELKVHAKAWDSGEYATPTALELVVLGDTFKREQSADPNKTELSIDCTIPSGNGFWIAARAEGSDGSRAHTTPIYVVRKGLRFWKYDAVDDLIAKRMASLAEIETIVAEAVDKDKRGELEGKRVKKLLAEQGPALLERVAAARAIYEDLKAVAAKEASLR encoded by the coding sequence ATGAGACGGATAGCGCTGGTTCTTGCCTTCCTTGCAGGTTCATCGTGTTTTGCGCTCGATGAAGTGCTTAAGGGCGCCACCGACATGACCGGCGAGCTGTCACGTGCCGGGAAACATCTGTTCGATGGGGCGGTCCAAGGAGAATTGGACGCGGTGAACCGCGAGCTGCGCGAGTCGCAGGACGCGTATAACCAGGCCAACGATGAGGCAGGCAAGACGGCCGCGATGGAACGGCGCAATCGGATGGCGACACACTTGCAGGAACTTTTGGAAGCGTGCCCCGGTAAGCTGCCAATCGGTTTTGGCGAGACGTACACGGTTCTTCCGGCAACGACGCCGCCCGCGTTTCCGGGCGATGCAGGGGTGATGTTGTTTCGTGTGGATGCGGGAGATGGCCCGCAACGGTGCGCGCGCGTCGATTTCGATTTCTCAAAGGTGTCGCATCCGCATTTGCAGGTTAAGGTAAAGCCGGGTTGCGTGACGTGGGTATTGCTGAACTTCACGCACGTCCCTTTGCTGAAGACGCAGGCAGAACTTGAGTTCGCCGTCGAAGACAGTGAGAAAAAGACGCTGCTTCCGCTGACCATCACGTCGCAGGCCCCGGGAACATTGCGCATAAGCGTCCTCTCGGAAGCAACAGGCAAGCCGGTCCCCGCGATGGTTCGTATCGTGCGGAAGTCCGATCAGCATTTTGTCGAGCCGCCGAACGCCGTGGATTTCGGGCCGCTGTTCGATAGTCAAGGAATGGCAACCGCGCGGCGCAACTCGAACTTGCCGGGAAAACTGGCGGGGTCATGCTGGTGTGTGCCGGGTCCTTTCGACGCGACGGTGTCGCCGGGCGAGTACGAGGTCGTGGTCCATCTGGGTATCGAGCACTTGCCGGTATTCGACACGGTCGCGATTGCATCGTGTGAGACCGTGGAGCGAACGTACCGGTTGCGGCGGTGGGAGAACATGACGAAGCGGGGCTGGTATTCCGGCGACGACCACGTGCATTGCCAGATTCTCAGCGACTCGGACGCGCGGCGGCTTATGACCTGGATCAAAGCGGAGGACGTTCACGTCGCCAACGTCGTCAAGATGGGGGACATCTATCGTACGTGGTTTGAGCAACGCGGGTTTGGTCCCAAGTACCGCGTGCAGGACGGCACCTACGTGTTGTCGCCGGGCCAGGAGTGTCCGCGCACCCACGATGAGCTTGGCCACACGTTGCACATGAACATCAAAGACATGATTCGCGACACGGGCCAGTATTATCTGTACGACACCGTCTTTGATGAAGTGCAGCGGCAAGGCGGGCTTTCCGGTTACGCTCACGTGAATTCCGGAATCTTCTACGTTCACCGCGACATGACTCTCAACATCCCCAAGGGGAAAGTCGATTTCGTCGAATTGCTGCAGTTCGCGGCGTTGGGCACGGACATCTACTATGACTTTCTCAACCTGGGGTATAAGGTGACGGCATCGGCGGGCAGCGACGTGCCGTGGGGCGGCACGGTCGGCGAGGTGCGCGCATACGCCTATCTCGGGAAGAAGAAATTTACGGTCGACCGCTGGTTTGACGCCGTCGGCAAAGGACGGACATTCGTCACCAATGGGGTGATGCTTGAATTGACGGTGGACAAAGCCCTTCCCGGCGACGAGATGGAGATCGATGGAGAGCGGGAACTGAAGGTTCACGCCAAGGCGTGGGACAGCGGCGAGTATGCGACGCCCACGGCGCTGGAACTCGTTGTGCTCGGTGACACCTTTAAGCGCGAACAGTCCGCCGATCCCAACAAGACCGAATTGAGCATCGACTGCACGATACCCTCCGGAAACGGGTTCTGGATCGCGGCGCGCGCCGAAGGCAGCGATGGATCGCGGGCGCATACCACGCCGATCTACGTTGTGCGCAAAGGGCTGCGTTTCTGGAAATACGATGCGGTGGATGACCTCATCGCGAAACGCATGGCGAGCCTGGCGGAGATTGAGACCATCGTTGCCGAGGCTGTCGATAAAGACAAGCGCGGAGAACTCGAAGGCAAGCGCGTGAAGAAATTGCTTGCGGAACAGGGTCCGGCATTGTTGGAACGTGTCGCGGCCGCACGGGCGATCTACGAGGATCTCAAGGCCGTGGCCGCGAAAGAAGCGTCGTTGCGGTAA
- the feoB gene encoding ferrous iron transport protein B, with product MEPESGTSRSVGVVAVVGNPNVGKTTLFNALTGLNQVTGNYPGVTVERKSGQMKAGGCTAQLIDLPGTYSLAARSPDEMIVVDVLLGQQSGEKPVDAVLAVVDATNLERNLYLVSQVKELGKPIVIALNMTDLAEKRQIVVDAETLAREIGAPVVPICAHKRIGIDSLKQAVIEAVCRGRSDSIDGPEYPKALLDEVAALEKELNARRDTLGRPVQNMEAFRLLVDRGGYAEQRLKHRVPDLLGAPLDERRTRVGFNGSLAAVEARSRYAWIRRIVSAGVRKPSTRITTTSDKIDTYLTHKVYGTLLFALLMATVFQAIFAWASPIMDLVDATFGGLGDWVGGHMSDGVLKSLIVDGIIAGVGSVVIFVPQILILTLFVAILEDCGYMARAAFLMDRLLSKCGLSGQSFIPLLSSFACAIPGIMATRTIANRRDRFATILVAPLMSCSARLPVYTVMIAAFIPAHKIAGGLIGLQGLTLFLMYCLGITIAIPVAWIVKKTLLKGDTPPFLLELPSYKLPQWGTVGRKVYTQGREFLWRAGTIILSISIIVWALSYFPHSQSITQEFDQKRAALEHAVMSDTEREEAVKAIDNEESGAHIHNSYLAAMGHAIEPAVAPLGWDWRIGMAAISSFPAREVVIATMGTIFYIGGEVDENSDNLRTVLQTVERPDGTKLFNIPVALSIMVFFALCCQCGATLAIIRRETRSLRWPLFTFAYMTTLAYVGAMVTYHATTWMGWGA from the coding sequence ATGGAACCCGAATCCGGCACATCCCGTTCTGTGGGCGTTGTCGCCGTGGTGGGCAATCCCAACGTCGGCAAAACGACCTTGTTCAATGCCCTCACCGGCCTCAATCAAGTCACGGGCAATTACCCCGGCGTAACCGTGGAACGCAAGAGCGGTCAGATGAAAGCCGGGGGATGCACGGCCCAGTTGATCGACCTCCCCGGCACCTACAGCCTTGCCGCGCGCTCTCCCGATGAAATGATCGTGGTGGACGTGTTGCTCGGTCAGCAGTCGGGAGAAAAGCCCGTCGACGCCGTCTTGGCCGTGGTAGACGCGACCAACCTTGAGCGGAATCTCTACTTGGTGTCCCAAGTCAAAGAACTTGGCAAACCAATTGTCATCGCGTTGAACATGACGGACCTCGCCGAGAAGCGGCAAATCGTCGTCGACGCCGAGACCCTCGCTCGCGAGATCGGCGCACCGGTTGTTCCCATTTGCGCGCACAAACGCATCGGGATCGACTCCTTGAAGCAAGCGGTAATCGAAGCCGTGTGCCGGGGACGCTCGGATTCGATTGACGGTCCCGAGTATCCGAAAGCGCTATTGGATGAAGTGGCAGCGCTTGAGAAGGAACTCAACGCGCGCCGCGATACCCTGGGCCGGCCGGTCCAGAACATGGAAGCGTTCCGATTGCTGGTCGACCGCGGCGGATATGCCGAACAACGCTTGAAGCACCGCGTGCCCGATCTCCTGGGCGCGCCCCTCGACGAACGGCGCACGCGCGTCGGGTTCAATGGATCCCTGGCGGCGGTCGAAGCGCGCAGCCGCTACGCGTGGATCCGGCGCATCGTGTCTGCCGGCGTGCGCAAACCTTCGACTCGCATCACAACAACCTCGGACAAAATTGACACGTACTTGACTCACAAAGTCTACGGTACGCTCCTGTTCGCTTTGCTTATGGCCACGGTGTTCCAAGCCATCTTCGCGTGGGCCTCCCCAATTATGGACTTGGTGGATGCGACGTTTGGCGGACTGGGCGACTGGGTCGGCGGTCACATGTCCGATGGCGTGCTGAAAAGCCTCATCGTCGACGGTATCATCGCGGGCGTCGGAAGCGTGGTCATCTTCGTCCCGCAGATCCTCATCCTTACCTTGTTCGTCGCCATTCTCGAAGACTGCGGTTACATGGCGCGCGCCGCGTTTCTGATGGACCGGCTGCTCAGTAAGTGCGGTCTATCGGGCCAATCGTTCATCCCGCTGTTGTCCAGTTTCGCGTGCGCAATTCCAGGCATCATGGCCACGCGCACCATCGCCAACCGCCGCGACCGGTTTGCGACCATCCTCGTTGCTCCGCTGATGAGTTGTTCGGCGCGCTTGCCGGTCTACACGGTAATGATTGCCGCGTTCATTCCCGCGCACAAAATCGCGGGCGGCCTCATCGGCTTGCAGGGACTGACGCTATTCCTCATGTATTGCCTTGGAATCACCATCGCCATCCCCGTGGCTTGGATCGTGAAGAAAACCTTGCTCAAGGGCGACACCCCGCCGTTCTTGCTGGAATTGCCTTCGTACAAGCTGCCGCAGTGGGGCACCGTGGGCCGGAAAGTCTACACGCAGGGCCGGGAGTTCCTGTGGCGCGCGGGCACGATCATTCTCTCGATCAGCATCATCGTGTGGGCGCTTTCGTACTTCCCGCATTCGCAAAGTATCACGCAAGAGTTCGATCAAAAGCGCGCCGCGCTGGAACACGCCGTGATGAGCGATACGGAACGCGAAGAGGCCGTCAAGGCGATTGACAACGAGGAGAGTGGCGCGCACATCCACAACAGCTATCTGGCAGCGATGGGTCACGCAATAGAGCCGGCGGTGGCCCCGCTGGGATGGGATTGGCGCATCGGCATGGCCGCCATCTCGTCGTTCCCCGCGCGCGAGGTCGTCATTGCGACCATGGGCACCATCTTCTATATCGGCGGCGAAGTCGATGAGAATTCGGACAATCTTCGGACTGTGCTTCAAACTGTGGAGCGCCCGGACGGAACAAAACTGTTCAACATCCCTGTCGCGCTGTCGATCATGGTCTTCTTTGCGCTGTGCTGTCAGTGCGGCGCCACGCTTGCCATTATCCGCCGCGAGACCCGCTCGCTCCGGTGGCCGCTGTTCACCTTCGCCTATATGACCACGTTGGCTTACGTCGGCGCGATGGTCACATACCACGCGACCACGTGGATGGGGTGGGGGGCATAG
- a CDS encoding ferrous iron transport protein A — translation MHTLNQLRPGDRGVVQGLLGDSSLHQRLQEMGVIEGAEVEVVRIAPLGDPIEIIVQGYHLSLRKAEAAFVEVEQGC, via the coding sequence ATGCACACATTGAATCAATTGCGTCCCGGCGACCGAGGCGTCGTACAGGGTCTTCTTGGGGACAGTTCGCTTCATCAGCGGCTTCAGGAAATGGGCGTCATTGAAGGCGCCGAAGTGGAAGTAGTCCGTATTGCCCCGCTGGGCGACCCTATCGAAATCATCGTTCAAGGCTATCATCTTTCTCTCCGCAAAGCGGAAGCGGCTTTCGTCGAGGTGGAACAGGGATGTTGA